The genomic region ACACGTTGGCTTTTCTATTGGTGTCGGTGACGACGGCCTAACGAGAGCAGAAGCACTGGTTGCTGCCGGCGCCGAAATCGTGTGCGTCGACGTTGCTCATGGCCACTCTAAAGAGGTAAATCGCGCCATTCGACGCCTGCGCGAAAGTTACAAACAAAATATTATGATCATCGCCGGTAACGTCGCCACCTACGCTGGCGCTGATTATCTAGCAGCTGCAGGTGCCGACGTCATCAAAGTCGGGATCGGTAGCGGCTCGGTCTGTACGACGCGGATCAAGACTGGATTTGGCGTGCCCCAGCTCACAGCCGTGGTCGAGTGCAGCAAAGTCGACCGCCACATTATCGCCGACGGAGGCATCCGCCAGCCCGCAGATGCCGTCAAGGCTCTGGCTGCTGGTGCTGATATGGTCATGCTCGGCGGTATGCTTTCGGGCACTGACGAAACTCCGGGGGAATTTTTTGAGCGCACATCAGCGTCAGGGGAGACCCAGCGTTTCAAAAGATTTCGCGGCATGGCCTCGCGCGAGGCGCAAGAAGACTTCATGGGACAAATGCAGGAGTGGAAGACGGCCGAAGGCGTTGCTCTCGAAGTACGCGCAAAGGGCCCCGCCAAAGCCATAGTGTCAGACCTGCTCGGCGGCATTCGCTCCGGGATGACCTACTGCGGTGCGCTTGAAATTCGCGACTTAAAGCGCAAGGCCCAGTTCATGGAGATCACAGGCTCAGGCCGCGTTGAGGGCACTCCTCACGCAGCAGAGCGGTACATCTAAACTCGATTGCAAGTCTAGGCGCTCTGGCGCCAAGAAGTTGGCACCGAGAAACCATCAGCTACTGCAGCGATCAAGCTGGCGTAGCGGATGGTTTCGATGTCTTTATGAGGCGGGCCAATGACTTGCACATTAAAGGGCAGTCCCGCTGCATCCCTACCGACTGGCGCCGATGTTGCCGGGAGGCCAAGAAGTGTCGCGAAAGACACCCATTTCAAATGGTCCGTGTAATGACGTGACTCTCCATTGATGCGGACACGCCGCAGCGGCAGGGGCATGAGCTGCTGATGTTTAATGGCAGTCATGGGCACGACAGGTGCCAGCACGAGATCAAACCGCGCAAAAAGATCGGGTAGCCTTAGGCGTAGTTTTTCTCTTTGTTCATGATGCCGGAGCCAACTGACATGGGACTGCCCGCCGCCGCGCAAGTAGTGGTCAAAATAAAGAGGCAGGCCAATTACCGGTCCCGCCACTTTATATAGCGGTGCCAATAGCCGCATTAAAACACGAAGATGTTTAGGTAGCGACACACTAAGCACACTCGAAAGGAGATTGAGATAAAGCGGGAAATACGTCGCGAGCGACAGTCCAAACGGCGCCCCCTCAGTCACCACGGCACCCTCGCACTGGAGTCGCGCCAAAAGGCTGCGATAGGAGTGCAGGAGTTGTGCTTCGATGGGACAAAGAGGGTCGTCCAGCCAAGCGAGAATTCTGAGACCTTTGACCTTTGCGCCCCTAGCCCTTCGCGAACGCAAATCGGTGGCGCCGTGGACCAAGCCACCTATACCCGTTAGCACGCGTGTCAGTAGCTCCAAATCCTCCGGAGATCGCGCAATTGGTCCCGCCGACTGGAGATCAAACTGGGTCACCGTGCCCGGCTCCGCTGGAATATGACCAGTCATATCTATGGCACCATGGGTCGCCTTGTGACCGAAAACCCCGCAGTAGTGTGACGGTGTACGAATAGAACCACCGATGTCACTCCCGAGTTCTGCAGCTGTGAGTCCAGCTGCCACGGCGGCGGCAGCTCCTCCAGACGAGCCCCCGGGAGCACGCGTCAAATCCCACGGATTATTGGTTGTACCGTAGACGCGATTATAGGACTGAAGATTCCCAGCTAAATAAGGCACGTTTGTTTTGCCAAAGATGATGGCGCCTGCATCGATCAGCCGCTGCACGGGAGCCGCATGCCGGCCGGGCATGTAACTTTTATACTTAACGGCGCCAGCCACACAGGGCATTCCAGCAACCTCATAGGTATCTTTGATAGTCATAGGCAGACCGTGAAGAGGGCCCCAGAGCTCGCCGCGCGCGCGTGCCGCGTCCGCCTCATCCGCCCGCTGCCTTGCAGCATCAAGATCTTGGGCAACGACGGCGTTAATCTTGGGATTAAAGGCCTCGACGCGCCCAATATAAATCTCAAGGAGTTGCCTACTAGACAGCTCGCCTTGTTCCATCATTGCGAGTAATTCTGTGGCACTAGCAAAGGCAATGGGGTCCGACATAGCGTGCGACTCCACATGGCAGAATGACAAATAATAGAATTTTGATTATTTTTTTGGAACTTTTACTACGGATAAGGAAACGGAAGATGAGGCGGAAGCGGTACGTATTATCTTACCGCGCCCACCAGCACTCTTCAATTAGATAGCGGTAGCCTCCAGGGCGAAGTCGTGGCCGTAAAGCGTCAACGAGGTCTCACCCCCAAAGGTGCTGCGGCCAGCCGACACGACAAAGGTCGCTTCGGTGACGTCCTTTAAGTCCTCGTGGACTTCGTTGAAGAACATCACTTTTTGCGGACGCGCAGTCGCACCCGCACGAATCATCACACAGGTATGGCGCGGTTCGCCGGTTTCCTTGCAGTTATAGAAGCGCGTACCCGTGATCTCTGCCTTAATGGCAAAGCGTGGTTCCTCAAAGCCGTGACCAAAGGGTTTGAGGCCGTCCAACTCTTCGGTCAAGGACAGCGTCGCGAGATCTGACGGCAGCTCACAGTCGAATACAATTTGGCTCTCCCAAATCTCAGGTTTCTCGGCACGCATAGCCGCAGCGACATCGGTGAGGGCCGCGCGGATATAGTCCTCTTTAGCCGTCGCGAAGGTGAAGCCACCAGCCGCCGCATGGCCACCAAACTTGGTAAACATCGATCCAACCTGTGACATCGCCGCCGTCACATC from Deltaproteobacteria bacterium harbors:
- a CDS encoding amidase, whose translation is MSDPIAFASATELLAMMEQGELSSRQLLEIYIGRVEAFNPKINAVVAQDLDAARQRADEADAARARGELWGPLHGLPMTIKDTYEVAGMPCVAGAVKYKSYMPGRHAAPVQRLIDAGAIIFGKTNVPYLAGNLQSYNRVYGTTNNPWDLTRAPGGSSGGAAAAVAAGLTAAELGSDIGGSIRTPSHYCGVFGHKATHGAIDMTGHIPAEPGTVTQFDLQSAGPIARSPEDLELLTRVLTGIGGLVHGATDLRSRRARGAKVKGLRILAWLDDPLCPIEAQLLHSYRSLLARLQCEGAVVTEGAPFGLSLATYFPLYLNLLSSVLSVSLPKHLRVLMRLLAPLYKVAGPVIGLPLYFDHYLRGGGQSHVSWLRHHEQREKLRLRLPDLFARFDLVLAPVVPMTAIKHQQLMPLPLRRVRINGESRHYTDHLKWVSFATLLGLPATSAPVGRDAAGLPFNVQVIGPPHKDIETIRYASLIAAVADGFSVPTSWRQSA
- a CDS encoding guanosine monophosphate reductase — translated: MLSLTRGLTFDDVLLVPAYNGIRSRGLVSTSVKIAGRTFAIPLASSNMDTITGVEMAKFFAAEGGLALLHRFVSVEDNVAMFKAAGSPKHVGFSIGVGDDGLTRAEALVAAGAEIVCVDVAHGHSKEVNRAIRRLRESYKQNIMIIAGNVATYAGADYLAAAGADVIKVGIGSGSVCTTRIKTGFGVPQLTAVVECSKVDRHIIADGGIRQPADAVKALAAGADMVMLGGMLSGTDETPGEFFERTSASGETQRFKRFRGMASREAQEDFMGQMQEWKTAEGVALEVRAKGPAKAIVSDLLGGIRSGMTYCGALEIRDLKRKAQFMEITGSGRVEGTPHAAERYI